In Flavobacteriaceae bacterium, the following proteins share a genomic window:
- a CDS encoding SCO family protein, which produces MAKKTNYSYVGIALIILVFGIIFVPRIIDRISDSDITRTESRSKKVSTQITDETPLEYITQNGVNRKVPAFSFTNQDGKTITNKDFEGKVYLVEFFFTSCPTICPRMNRNLVQIQNNFKTLDNFGIASFSITPDYDTPEVLKAYAKRYGITNPNWHLMTGDQTEIYKLANEGFYLHVAEDEAEEGGFSHSGNFALIDKNGFIRSRVDDFGNPKIYYRGIISEDEKFDEDGAEEEISILKEDIAKLLKE; this is translated from the coding sequence ATGGCAAAGAAAACTAATTATTCATATGTCGGAATTGCATTAATAATTCTTGTTTTTGGAATTATTTTTGTCCCCCGCATTATAGATCGTATTAGCGATAGTGATATAACTCGTACAGAAAGTAGGAGTAAAAAAGTAAGTACTCAAATTACTGACGAAACTCCACTAGAGTATATAACCCAAAATGGTGTTAATAGGAAAGTGCCAGCATTTAGTTTTACGAATCAAGATGGTAAAACGATTACTAATAAAGACTTTGAAGGGAAAGTGTATTTAGTAGAATTCTTTTTTACAAGCTGCCCAACGATTTGCCCTAGAATGAATCGCAATTTGGTTCAAATTCAAAATAATTTTAAAACACTTGATAACTTCGGAATAGCGTCTTTCTCCATTACTCCAGATTACGATACTCCAGAGGTGTTAAAAGCTTATGCTAAACGTTATGGGATCACAAATCCTAATTGGCATTTAATGACAGGTGATCAAACAGAAATATATAAACTTGCTAATGAAGGTTTTTATCTCCATGTAGCCGAAGATGAGGCAGAAGAAGGGGGATTTTCACACTCAGGAAACTTTGCACTCATCGATAAGAATGGATTTATTCGTTCTAGAGTAGATGATTTTGGAAATCCAAAAATTTATTATCGAGGCATTATCAGCGAAGATGAAAAATTTGATGAAGATGGAGCAGAAGAAGAGATAAGTATTTTAAAAGAAGATATCGCTAAACTATTAAAAGAATAA
- a CDS encoding DUF420 domain-containing protein, with protein MRTEHDILKEKSYNKWIVALSIIIPIVVASLFRIKLPNVEPLTYLPPIYATINAVTALILVLAFVAIRNKNIILHKKLMSFAIILSTLFLILYIAYHMTSDSTKFGGDNAIKYVYYFILITHIILSIIIIPFVLITYVRAITNNIEKHKKIAKITFPLWLYVAVSGVLVFILISPYY; from the coding sequence ATGCGAACCGAACACGATATTTTAAAAGAAAAATCTTATAATAAATGGATAGTTGCACTATCTATAATTATACCAATTGTTGTCGCAAGTTTGTTTAGAATAAAGCTTCCTAATGTAGAACCGTTAACATACCTACCCCCAATTTATGCAACCATAAATGCAGTTACAGCGTTGATTTTAGTTTTAGCATTTGTAGCCATTAGAAATAAAAATATTATACTTCATAAAAAACTAATGTCATTTGCAATTATTCTTTCAACTTTATTTTTAATATTGTACATCGCGTATCATATGACTAGTGATTCTACTAAATTCGGAGGTGATAATGCTATAAAATATGTGTATTACTTTATATTAATTACACACATAATTTTATCAATAATAATAATTCCTTTTGTTTTAATTACTTATGTTAGAGCAATTACTAATAATATAGAGAAACATAAAAAAATTGCTAAAATTACTTTTCCTTTATGGCTTTATGTGGCTGTTTCAGGAGTTTTAGTATTTATTTTAATTTCTCCTTACTATTAA